The stretch of DNA TTCTTTCGCTTGTAATCCGGGCCGTGATTTGTCATCACGACTCTCATTCCTAAAAAGCGGGCTAACGGAACAAACACAGATGGCCCTATGGCATGTATATGAAGAATATCCGGGTCTATACGCTTTGCGGCAAAGACACCAATAAACGTATGGATAAAGGCTTCGAGGAATTTATTCTTCGGGCACCGCAGAGGCAATAATTTCACGCCCTCGTATTCCCGGACCGCGTTGCCGGTATAAGGCTCCCGGGTAAAAATGGTAACATCGCATCCTTTACGGACTAGCCGCGGATATAGATGTTCGCAGTGCGACTCGACTCCGCCCTGGATATCTGGAAAACCTCGCGTTCCGAGTACGGCTATCTTCATCATTTAAAGCGCCAATCGATATCGTATTTCAACATCAACCTTACCTTGTTCTTGATGACCCATATGATCGGTTTCAATATGTTTTTCTTCATAGCCGGCGCGACAGAGCCTACCATCCAACAGTTTTTGCCGCATTTCTTCGCCTCTTTCCTCACTTCTTCGGCTCTGGCGCCATTCCATATCTTACGAAAAGGCTCTTTTTTAATATTTCCCATGCTCATTTCAAATGCATTGCACGCCATTACCTCCCCCAACGGATCTATGAAAAATAAATCCACACCGGCGGCACACGGCAGTAACCTATTATTACCATGGGCGTAATTAAGAAGCCCATAATTGAAATAAGCCCTGAACCAGTCCTTCACCCTTATGTTCATCAATTGATCGGTCATAAGTTTCATTAATTCCCTGTCAAAATCCGCTATTCTGGTTATCGTATTATCAAACTTATGGAAATAGTAGGAATTATGGACACAAGCAGTCGCGAACTCCATACCCATATCTTTGGATAAAATATATAGCCCCATCATATCAGATATGTTAGCGTCGGAA from Candidatus Omnitrophota bacterium encodes:
- a CDS encoding radical SAM protein, which codes for MINDGDKMDGCVIVTYRCNARCRMCNTWQHPTDPKDEIKPQDLESLPGLAFCNITGGEPFIRDDIADFVRILSLKARRVVISTNGYYTEKILAVARKYPSVGIRVSLEGLRTVNDDLRGMKDCFDRGMRTLTELKGMGIKDIGFGITLSDANISDMMGLYILSKDMGMEFATACVHNSYYFHKFDNTITRIADFDRELMKLMTDQLMNIRVKDWFRAYFNYGLLNYAHGNNRLLPCAAGVDLFFIDPLGEVMACNAFEMSMGNIKKEPFRKIWNGARAEEVRKEAKKCGKNCWMVGSVAPAMKKNILKPIIWVIKNKVRLMLKYDIDWRFK